In Prinia subflava isolate CZ2003 ecotype Zambia chromosome 1, Cam_Psub_1.2, whole genome shotgun sequence, the DNA window TACAAATATGAAAAACTCTCACAGCTATGGATGCAAGAGCAACCCTCTCTTCTAATGGGCCCAAACAGATTACTGACTTGCACTTTTGAATCAACATTTGAATTCAGAGCCCATATGATCCATTGACTCCAAGTTTGCACAACATGCAAGCAATGATGCTCTGGGCCCAGTAATGCAAACAGCAAACATTAAAATTTAAGAGAATTAAAAGCGAGAGGCGATGCTGGTATTCGGATTTTGCACAGTATTGCCAGTCATGTAGTGCTGTCACTGGAAATATCtatcaaataaaatgcaattccagtGCCTGAGCACTAGAGGGTAAATTCATAACAGAAACAgagctgtgcctcagtttccttaGTTTTTTGGGTAAGCATTTAAATGCTTGGCTTAGCATCTCTTCATCTGTCTTGAGTTTTGCTAGCTGAAGCTCTTCCTGAGGCCATGCAGCACTGGGGTGGAAGATTATGTCACACACATGCAAACTTCTTGCAAGAGTACTCTCAATAATTTCAAAGTGTGTCATGCCAAACTCACGATTACTTTCCCTGGTCAGCTTCGGGGTGCACACCTTTTAAAAAGGATTACAGTGTCAGTCTGGAAGTTGTCTCTTGTGACTGGGATTGGCAAAGGACTGATGAGATACTATCCTATAGcctattttgaaaaatattcattGTGTAAATAATCAGCAGTTTCTTCTCATACCTAGCTATCATCCCTTTgaacaatatatatttttttaagtgcaaagcagcagaaggGTTGGCATCATCCAGAGGGCAGAATTGAGCCCTACTAGATTTCAGTCTTGTCTTGCCCCTCTattaataaaaaccaaaaccaaacacaacacaaacacacacaaatatgtGCACATACCAGAAATTTTGGGCATTACTGTATGAACAAACCAGAAATCCTACTCCTTCCCAACAGGATTTGTTATGGAAACAGCATATAATTTCATTCCAATACCACAAATTTGCCATTACAATAAAGAGCATTACTGTTACTGAAGGATGAAGAGTAAATCAGCATCCCCAACTCTTCAGGCTACAGCCCTCTTCCCGGGAATGGTGATTTTGAGTGTCCCTTCATTTCAGGGTATAAATATATCCCATGagagaaagcaaagctgctgaGTATGGAATGCCTAAACAAGAACTTCAGCCCAAAAAACTTTGTTATACCAGTTTTGTTCTTAAATTAACCTTGTCAGGAACAAGAGAAGTGGGAAAAACTGCTTCTTTGTATACTGATACTTTCTACTTACTACTTATAGTGATACTTTCTCCTTATATTGATACTTTCTCTAGTAACCATGGCAGGTCAACTACCCAGACTATGCTGTAAAAAACCCCATCTAAACACCCTGGAGCAATggacagatttctttttaacagtAAACCATTACTGATGTCCTATGCAAAAGATATCTTTGTATATTAttaataaagcattttaaataccATTAGGTgttgagaaataaaatataaaaagatgGATGACCTACACAGAACCACAGCATTCAGTGATGACTGTGACCTTTGTGAATTACTGCCCTGTGAAGGGTCACAAAAAttagcaaacaaaaaagcaggGGGTGCTCTTTCAACAGTTTGTGAACACATTGCATTCTCTagtatatttattaaaataaccaAGATTGAACATGGAGCTTtggttctgaaaaaaaaaaaaaaaaaaataaaataaaataaaataaaataaaataaaataaaataaaataaaataaaataaaataaaataaaataaaataaaatccagtgaACCGAAGGGGATCCATATCTCTGCTGCAAATCTTGAACTGTAAATCCTGACATTTTACTTCTTgtagaaaaaaattccattatTAATTTctgagaagtatttttaaaaattggtcTTCCCATCTTTACCATAAACACAACATCTGTTACAAATAAAATGTGTTCTCCCCCCCATAAATAAATCATACATCATACATACATTGTTGCAAGCAAACAGATCAGCCAAAACGGCTGAAATGTAATTATACACTGATGAAAACGAATTCCATTGCAACTGAAAGTGAATGGCTTGTACTTCAGGTCATTAGAAGAGTGCAGACCAGCACAATTCTAAATGCTAAAACACACCCCCAACCctcaaaaaggaggaaaaaaagcttgaaaaaatgTCTAAATATCTGAGAAAGCAGGAACTATGTTTGTGTAGAGCAAATTTTAAAGTAACAAGAAAACCCTTCCCCCTTGTCTCACCTTAGAGAAATTTTGTTAAGCTTCCCTTACTTCTCTATGGCTGTTTATACATCACGATTTGAAAAAAGTAAACAAGCCAAAAATCATTTGTATCTGCCTCCAGATCTACAGAATGAAATGCTTTACACTAGCTTATAAtactaaaaatcaaaaatcaagTTTAATAATTAACTAGTCTTTCCTAATAAATCCACACTTACCAAATGGCACTTCAAACAatgaattacaaaaaaaaaaagaaaaaaaaaagaaaaagaaaaaaatgtattgtgTTGTTGTGTTGTAAGGTCAAAGAATGTGTGTACTTTCCATAAAGCTGAAATACTTTCATTAACATTTAACTCTGGATTAACCAAACAGtccaaattcagaaaaataaaactattttactCATTAAAATGTTCTGACAATATTGCGATATAATTTGAGTGTCATTTAAAGCACTgaggtttttttactttaataaaggaaaataagaagaaaGGCTAAGTTGAGAGAACCCTTTTCTGTaaactataaaataaaataaaaacaaaaaaaacccacccacaaACAAGAAACCGCCACCAAATCCACCAAAAAAGAACTGGTgatcttcttttttctcctgccaTATAGCAGATCTCTTCTTGGGTTTCATACCACTGACCATACCCTGTCAGAGATCTTGAACAGTTTACATTACTTCTTTTGAAGGATTAATCTAGACCGGCCCAGagataaaaaccaaaatgcacAATGAATTCCTGCACTGAATTCCAGCTTGTTACTGTGAACTCAACATAAGAAAAAAGGAATCCCACACATCTTGTAGTATAAACACTGCTTTCACACAGTAGGAGTTAGAGGAATACATAAAAGGACAAGATACTTTTGTACAAAACCTcaatttatttcagagaaattaaaaatatggtatttaatatatataaatttctATTCCTCTATAAATATAGATGATCTTGTGATAAcgaacagaaataaatgcataccaaattaaaataattttgcatttcaggGTATGGTAGCCATAGATAATGTTTATGAACCTAAATACAGGCATttgtaatataaaaaaaaagtttaaaacaatACAATCGGGAGAGAAGCATTCTGCTGTTTTTCATACAGAGATCTACATATTCAAATGCATCTGTCGAAAGTTACAATTTCGTCTTTAACTTTTGTTATGTGTTAGAAGCACAATCCCACACACCCAGCAGCACACAAGGCAGTAGATACACTGCACACATGGTATCTTATCCTTGCAGTGTGCAATGTTATTTCGACACCGAAAAAGGCGAAAAAAGACAGCAGAGGCTCTTTCAGGTCTCACATCTCACCACAGTGCTTAAgcattctgcttttctgttttcctttctattgtTTTTACTACTGGCAAAAATCATCACACCCTCATAATGTGTGATTTAAATCTCAATGAATTAAAATTCAGAGGAATGGCAATGGCTCCAATGTTTCCCATATGAAGTGCCGGTGTATGAATGTAACTAGGGGGCAgggaggaaacaaacaaaagccccGAAGTGAATGCTGCGTTTTATTCCGATGAAGCTCTTTTCACGGAGCCCGTATTTCCTGATCCTGCTGACCCCAGCCGGCAGCAGCCCGGCGGGAGGGACCGGGGCAGGCGGCGGTGGGAGCACCCCGGACTGGAAAGTGGgcttaggaaaaaaccccagcaggagGGAATTTCGGCGTCTCTCTGTCGCCATCCACCTCCGGAGCCATCGGAGGTACTACAGGTGCAGGCTGTTGTGAACCCCAACTCGTAGCGAACCGGGCCGGCTCCTCCCGAGCCCTGCGCGGCACGGCCAGACCCTGCAAGCGCGGCCGagggcgggcggcggccccagccccgggaaCCCCGAGGGGCTCTGGCTGCACAGAGCGGCCCGCCCCGAGCAGGGCTCTGTCCGTGCCCCCGGAAaggccggcggggccgggctgcgggcAGCGCCGTCCCTGCGCCATGCCCCGGCGGTTCTCCGTCCTCCCTACAGCACCGGGCGGGGGTCCGAGCTcccagccgggccgggctcctccccatccccacctccACGCTACCGCGGGCGGGCcgaggccgggccgggcccgggacCCAGCCCGGGTCAGGAGGCGCCCCCGGCTCCGCGCCCTCCTGCTCGTACAGCTGAAATTCCAAGCAAAGCCATTACAAAATCTGTGCGGAGGAGAAGAATGGGGTTTGTTTTCAGTTCTCTTACCGGCAGCTTTTCCCATCCTGGCctatgaaataaaaatccaaagctttttttttttctttaaataagaaaaaagaggagggggaggcaAGGAAGTGAAATCCACAAACAGGTTAGAAGTGTcctaaataattaaaaaagtgagtttttttgtaatttaaatacaaatatactTACAAAATCTTACAGAGGCTATTTACATCCCTCTCCCCCAACCTGACAGTGCGTTCAGTTCCTACAGGAGACAGCCCGAGCGGCATGAGGAGGGCTGAGCCCGGAGATCCCAGGCACTGGGCTCCCCCGGGCTCGTCCTCCGCTCCCCGCCGCCTGCGGAAGCCACTCGCAGTCCCAAAAGTTTGCCTGGGCTGGATAAGGAGCTGCTTCCTGAGGCAGAGCCTCAGTCCTCCCGCATCTCCCTAGCCTGGCAAGCAGGGGTCTCAGACCGTGGTCTCACCCTGCTTGCTGTTGGTGAGCCTGGTGTAAAACTTCCTCCAGGAGTTGAGGGTTTTCCCAGACCAGATCCAGAAGCCCGAGGTGATGCCCACGATTAAAGTCATGAGATACTTGATCATGAAGACAGTGAAGTCAGGGCTCATGGGCGGGTGGTGGCTGCTGTGGTTGTTGGGGCAGGGAATGGCATAGCTCTTACAGCTCTGCGTgacccagctcctctcccactgTTCCCTAAAAGCTTGCTCATAAAAATAGCAGGCAATGACGATGGTGGCCGGCACCGTGTAGAGGACGCTGAAGATGCCTATCCTCACCATGAGcttctccagcttttctgtCTTGGTGCCGTCATGCTTCATGATGGTCCGGATCCTGAAGAGGGACACAAAGCCAGCCAGCAGGAAAGAGGTGCCGATGAACAGGTAGACGAACAAGGGGGCCAGCACGAACCCCCTCAGGGCATCCACGTTGTTGATGCCCACAAAGCAAACGCCGCTGAGAACGTCCCCATCCACTTGTCCCAGGGCAAGGATGGTGATGGTCTTGATGGCCGGCACGGCCCAGGCGGCCAGATGAAAGTACTGGGAGTTGGCCTCAATGGCCTCATGGCCCCACTTCATGCCAGCAGCGAGGAACCAGGTAAGGGAGAGGATGACCCACCAGATGGAGCTGGCCATGCCAAAGAAGTAGAGCATCATGAAGAGGATGGTGCAGCCCTCCCGCTTCGTGCCCTGCGCCACGGTGCGGGAACCGTCCTCGGCAAAGCGCTCGTTGCAGACCACCCTTTCCTCCAGGAGGAAGCCGGCGATGTAGGCCACGGCCACCGCCGTGTAGCAGCCCGAGAGGAAGATGATGGGCCGCTCGGGGTAGCTGAATCGCTTCATGTCCACCAAGTAGGTGAGGACGGTGAAGAGGGTGGAGGCACAGCAGAGCACGGACCAGATGCCGATCCAGGTGCGGGAGAAACGCAGCTCCTCGGGCCCGAAGTACATGAGCCCGTAGAGGCGGCCGGGCTCGCAGGGCGCCCCGCAGTCCTTCTCTCCCAGGAAGCGGTAGTTCAGGTAGGAGGGCACCTTCAGCGCCCGCGGGCAGGTGAAGCGCCCGCGGGGCTCGCCGGGCCCCGGGCCCCCGCCGCCGGCGCCCCCGCGGTGCGGGTTGCTGGTCCAGCTCTCGGGGCGCAGCGCGGGCGTGGGGGTGCCGCGCTCGGAGGCGTTCTGCCCCACGCACAGCTCGCCGGCCCCGTGCACCGGGAACTTTTCGCAGCGCAGCGTGTCGGGCCACTGGAAGCCGAACTTGTTCATGAGGGCCTCGCAGCCCTGGCGGGCCCGCTCGCAGAGGGAGCGGCAGGGCGGCAGGGCCTGCTCCAGCACGGTGCACACCGGCGCGTACATGGAGCAGAGGAAGAACTTGAGCTCGGCCGAGCACTGCACCTTCACCAGCGGGTAGAACTGGTGCACCTCCAGCCCCGCGTCCTCCTGGTTGGTGTGGCCCAGCAGGTTGGGCATGATGGTCTGGTTGTAGGCGATGTCAGTGCAGAGAGGGATGGAGATGGGCTGGCAGTAGCCGTGGTCGGGGATGGAGATGCCCCGCTCGCCGTTGTACTGCGACGCCGGCAGCTGCCCCCCggccggcagcgccgccgcccacagcagcgccagcagcagcggcagccgcGGGCACCGGCCGCCGCCAACTTCCCCGCCGCCGCTCACCGCCGGCCCGCGCCGCTCGGCCATGCTCACTCGGTGCCGCCTGCCCTGCCGggctcccgccgccccgccgccgccgccgccgctgctcctCCTCCCGGCCCGAACCTGCGACTCATGAAGGGAGCAGcgggcagggacggggcagccccggccgccACTTGCGCGGCCGCGGAGCGCAGCGCGCAGCTCTGCCCGCACCGGCGGCAGCGTCCGCCGCGCCTCCGACtaccgccgccgccgcctcctccgccgccgccgcctgaCCATTTGTGCCGGCCCCTCGAGCCCGCGCCCCTCGCCTCGCCGCGCCGCGCTCCCTCCGACCGGTTTCCAGGCGCCCCGCAGTCTGCTCCACCGGAGGGAGGAGCCTTGAAACCGACGCCGAACTTTCTGCGTAAGGGACCGTCTCCCAACGCCTCACCCGGGGGCGGGCGcaggcgggccggggctgccccgcgccgcgcacaaaggcggcgggggcggcgctgGGGAAGGGGCCCCGCCGCGGGGGGATCGGGGGGACGGGACGGGGCCGGGCCGGGTCGGGTCGGTCGGCAGCGCGCCGGCCCCGGCTGTCCCGGGGGTGTTTTTGGATTCCCCGGTGATGACGATTGTTGAAGCTGTTGAGCGGCGCACCCGGACTGGGCCAGGGCCCGTAACTCTCGGTGCCCACGCCGTGCAAGCAGCCGGGCTAATCCCGGGCCGGGAAATCGATGTTTGGCACATAGCAAAGGGCAGGATTGGCGGAGGGCTCCGCGGCACTGCCAGGACTCTGCTGCGGGGAGCAGTGCGCAGTCGGGCTGTCTCTGCGGGTCTGGAGTGGGGAAGGCACGCTGCGGTCACTGGAGGCGCGGGCCGGAGCCGCACGGCGTTGAGGGCACAGCCCGCGATGGGGCACATCGCGCACACGGTGATGCTGGAGTGGCCGAAACTCGCCTCTCCCCAGAGACACTTCAAGTAACTCGCTACCGAGCTATTATTGCCGGTGTGTTATCTGCGCCTTCCTCCCACCGtgttcacagcagcagcccGACGTACGAAAATAATCCCAATACGGCTTTCCcgttttccttcctccctctgcctaGTGGGCAACCATTCCAGTGTGACTCAAGTCGAATGCTGTGTGACATGCAATACCTCCTGTCAGGTTTTTGAAATTCTTGCTGTATTCTGGGGAGGAGGTGAATGAGCATACAGTGACCGCCAGCAGTGACCATTTTTGCATGCCTGAAGCCCCATTGCACAAAGAGAATGGAGGTCCTGTTGGCCTTCCCAAAATGCATAGTCCAGAAAAACCATGAAGGCTGAATAGGGGATTTACTGTACTCATTGGAACTgaataagaataataaagtCTGCTCCTGGAGGGAAGAACCCTGCCCTGTTCTCCAGACATTCAGTAATTAAGGCTCTCTGTCGTCTGTGCAAATGTTCTCATATTTGTCCGAATGTTGATTCTGCCATTCGGAGCTGAACCAGGCATGGGACTTCTCCCACAGCTGtcttccttctctgcagcaTGCTCCCACCCTTTCAGCCTTACATGTTAATTGAGCTCCAAAAATCCACTAGTAGTAAGACAGCTCCAGCAGTTATTTCTAGCTGTCAGAGGTGGCAAGGGTTAATAAAAGACATCCGTATTTCTTGGATAGCTACAGATAAAATTTGGACCATGCTATTTAGGCCACTTTCTttctcccagcagtgctgtcccACATTCAAACTAATTAATAGCAAAATCTATGCTGTGTAACGACTGCAGGAGTGGGATCATGTTTAGAAATTGCACATCCTTAAAAAATGTCGATTGCTGATGTCCTCGTTTACTGAAGTTCATTGAGTTCTGTTGAGAACTCTCTTCTCAGAGGACCACAGTTCAAAAATGATATGCACAAATACCtttttccatctcctgctgAACTGTTTTGATTCCTTAAATATTGTATTTATAGTTTGAAGctacagatttttctcttcagatCTACATCAGTAGTTAAAATTACTAACTTCTTTCTAGCACAAAACCTATTTGTATTCAGTCCTAAATAGCACAATTATTCCTCTGTTTATCTTAAAAAGACTGAACTGGTTCTTTAGATTGGAATAAGTATTATCTATGCTCTTTCTCATACACAATGAGTGAGAATTTCTGACTGGTCTTGGGAAGCcttctttgctttctgcctgtCCTCTTTAGACGTGGGAACACATCACACAATCCAGGAGAGGTAATTAAGATGTCTAAGTGTATCATCAGTTGGTTGAAATTCTACCTATTGGGatctgcatttgaaatattAAGGAAACACTTCTCAAACTGAAAAACACTATCTCTAATAACTGAGAAGATTGTTCTAGGAGAAAGGCCAGTGTATACAGATAAGGTTTGTAATGTACAGAATAGATTTTTTCAGCCCAACCAGTACAGAAGGAAAACCAGCTACAGTTTTTGATTAACAAgccaatttttttctcttttggttcTGAAGCAGTAACTATCTAAATGCAGTAACTAGCTAAAAGCTAAATGCAGCTTGAGAAAAACTACTTCAAGTTCAGATGCATCAGTAAGACcagctcaaaaagaaaagtagaaTTGGGATGGAGGTAGTTTTTTGGGGAGAAGATCAAGGGTTGAGAGCTGGTAAGTTCAGAAAAGTTTCTAGGACGTGCTGATTTTAACTGTTTAATGATTTTTCACATAACAGAAGAAAATCCTGTGTGGAAAGAATCTTCCCAGAAGCACTTGTCCTACATTtcaaacaccccaaaccacaaaactCATCATTACAGCATAATCCTTTGTGGCCCAAAACACCAGATCAGTTTAAACCATGCCTGAGCAAGAAATGCAAGATGTGTTTTGATGCCCATCCACTATTACAGCAATGAACACCCGCTGCTATCAAATCACCAGCATACTCTGGTCTTCCATTTGATGTTCCAGGGCTGTACTTCATCCAGTGCACAGCTACATTCCTTGTAGTTCTACTGCTGGAAATGACCACTCAGCTCCAGCATGAACTCCCAGAGGCCATCTTCATAGACCAAACAAACCACTGTGCTGTTTGTGACAGTCTTTCTCACAAATCAGACATTCTCCCACTCCTTTCAGATCCTTAAGGGAAACTACAGAATTTGTCCCACAGAAGTGCTCACAGGAACTAGGTTTCCTAACTGCCCAAAACTGTGGACTCAGTAGAGATGCTGGTCTGATAGTTCACTAtaatttcctcctccttcaacAAGCAACACTGCCCTCCCACTTTCCCCTCTCCAAATCAACAGACTATAAGATAATGTTCTCTCCTTTTTGCTTGGCTaataaatgctattttttcccATCATAACATCATCAATGTCCTCTCTATTCTAAAGCTACAACTGCTCTTAATGGAAAGGTGATTCTAACCCACAGAAAAGTGTGACCAAAAATCTGTCTTATTTTTCCACTTGTATGTCTTGGTCCAACAAAATATACCACTTCTTCATGCAAGCCCAGTACTGCACATCATAGCCACAGGAAATTATTCCTGTGTGTCTCCCTTGTTCTTTTAATGGTTCTTTAGGTGTCCATCATAGGAGAGAGTTGGAGAGAGGAGACTGAACTGGATGCCACCTTTGCTTGGGTCAATATGACAGTAATCATGTTCTTATGAAGACACAGTGTATTTCTTAAAGCACAGGCACTCTTCCCCCTTGCCACGGAAAGACAATCTTCCAttctaaaagaaacaaacatttgggcattaaataataataaaaaggaatttcagCTTTTACTTCAAAACAATATGCAGATGTTACTAGATATAGTAGCCATTGGGGGAACTTAAAACTCTGGCAGGTAGGCAGAATATAAATTTTGTCCTCTTACATACTTTATGTACCAATACCATCCTTAGAGTGCTGGTTTGTGCTTGCTTTACTTGTTATGGGAGATGGGggattatttgaaaaaaaaatagttatgtAAATCtttaattttggaaagaaataatgcaaaaagTTATCACaggattttcttgttttcctctgtgtgaCTGGCAGAAATAGGATAGAGTGAAATCTTCCATTCCACAGCACTTAAGGAAAACTTGTTTCCCTAGAGGAAATTATTCAGCTTTATCTCACAGACCTATGTTATATACAGAGAACCTAAATATAAGTACAAATGTGCATGTAGAAAGGCTAATGAGCACccaaatatataaaatgtaaactGAGATGATAACACGGATTATGTTTGTCCACCAAATTAAAGCAAAAGTTATGCTAAAATAATTAGGTTTTTAGTTGATTCGAGGTTTCATTATTTAGATGTCAAATAAAGGGTTAAAAGTAAGATAACCATAATTCAGTAAGATAAGTTAAAAGTTGAATTTTGTCCTATGTTGAGCATGAATCTTGGCTGATAAGAACagttaatattttttgtgtgcAGAGCAATTAGTTCTGtatggaaagaaaacatttttgagaTTTGGGTAGAGAGAAGGATTAAAATATGTAATCTGGATGGGCAATAATGTGTATACTAAATTAATGAAGTTTCTTGGGAGTTTCCACATGAGTCGTACAGAGTCTCATCTCAGGTGGGTCTCATTTCACCTCTGAGTACTGGCAGTATACATCACATCAAGTCCTCACAATGCACAGACAGAGACACTTGCTGAAGAATCAGTACAAAGATTGTAAAAGCAGTGAAATTAAGAAGAATGAGCACAAAGATTCTAAATGCAGTGAAATGGAGGAGAGATTATTACAGTGTCATTCATCCCAAACTGTAAGATGAAATAAGGTACACCCCTACATGGCCATATTCAAACTACCATATATTTTGGATGATAAAATCCTTAATCCAGATAATACATACTCCTTAAAGTATGGTGTTTGACCCTAGAAGTTGACAATGAGGTCTACAAACCAAAATTCTGGAGACAAAGTACCCGGAGAAGTATCCCAAGCAGCTTTTACAGTTGCATGGTAAGATACCTTTCCATTTGCAACATGCCAATGACAGCCATCTGCCTCAGGGCCATGGGCATAGCGCCTCACAGATGCAGTCTTGCCAGAAGAACAAAtccttaaaatttaaaatctgccTTCAACATTTCTTGGAACATCTAGAAGACTCTTGGAAGTATGCCTGTGCTGACAAAAATAACACATGCAGTGATTGGCAAAGAAAATCAGTAAGAGCTGAACACAAACCTTAGGGATGGTGCAGTCAGCAGCCAGAATACTTTTTGCAGCAAAGGGTCTCAAGGCTGTACATCCAAGTGCTCAGAAAGTCACCTCAGTGCAGAGGCAGTTGTTATTAACAAGCATTTGACAAGTTACCAAGTAATTCTCTGACCATTGGGTGGCCCAGGTCAGCTTACCCTCAAATTCATCCCACTTGCCTTGCTATATGTCTTTTATTATTTGGCTACATTAGTTTGCAATTGTCAGTTTCGGTTAAAAATTGTACTTTCATTTCTATTTGGGGGTTGTGGTaacaagagaaataaaatttattcctGCTGAGTGATACCTATTGTAACGTGAATGTTCTACCAGGTAGCATAGGCTAGGAATAAAGAGCAATTTTTGGCCAGCACTGGTGTAAGTCAGGCCCCCATTAAAAGGATTTTATGTCTTTTAAAGAGGCATGAGGAGAAGCGGTATGCACAGTCAAAGCAGACTACAAAGAGTCTCTTCCCCCCAGTACccacagcattttttccttaatgCTGTTTATTCAAGATAGATGGAGTATGAGGAgatttgatttggttttcttttctgttcataAGAAATGTAGATGATCCCTTGCAAATTGAAGCCGTATGTTGCCTGCCTTCCTTGACATGTTCTGCTCTGGGGTGAGAGGcgcagggctgcagcctggctgctgctgccagaag includes these proteins:
- the FZD1 gene encoding frizzled-1, which gives rise to MAERRGPAVSGGGEVGGGRCPRLPLLLALLWAAALPAGGQLPASQYNGERGISIPDHGYCQPISIPLCTDIAYNQTIMPNLLGHTNQEDAGLEVHQFYPLVKVQCSAELKFFLCSMYAPVCTVLEQALPPCRSLCERARQGCEALMNKFGFQWPDTLRCEKFPVHGAGELCVGQNASERGTPTPALRPESWTSNPHRGGAGGGGPGPGEPRGRFTCPRALKVPSYLNYRFLGEKDCGAPCEPGRLYGLMYFGPEELRFSRTWIGIWSVLCCASTLFTVLTYLVDMKRFSYPERPIIFLSGCYTAVAVAYIAGFLLEERVVCNERFAEDGSRTVAQGTKREGCTILFMMLYFFGMASSIWWVILSLTWFLAAGMKWGHEAIEANSQYFHLAAWAVPAIKTITILALGQVDGDVLSGVCFVGINNVDALRGFVLAPLFVYLFIGTSFLLAGFVSLFRIRTIMKHDGTKTEKLEKLMVRIGIFSVLYTVPATIVIACYFYEQAFREQWERSWVTQSCKSYAIPCPNNHSSHHPPMSPDFTVFMIKYLMTLIVGITSGFWIWSGKTLNSWRKFYTRLTNSKQGETTV